The proteins below are encoded in one region of Citrobacter enshiensis:
- the bcsQ gene encoding cellulose biosynthesis protein BcsQ: MAILGLQGVRGGVGTTSITSALAWALQILGENVLVVDASPDNLLRLSFNVDFVHREGWARAILDNRDWRDAGMRYTSQLDLLPFGQLSAQERENPQEWQDRLGGIFEGISALKESGRYSWILLDLPSDASPITRQWVNLCDHTLAVVKADTNCHIRLHQQALPTGAHILINDLRIGSQLQDDLYQIWLQSQRRLLPMIIHRDEAMAECMASKQPLGEYRSDSLAAEEILTLANWCLLHYADHKTSVGSPS; encoded by the coding sequence ATGGCTATTCTGGGATTGCAGGGCGTGCGCGGTGGAGTGGGTACCACGTCGATCACTTCGGCACTCGCCTGGGCGTTGCAGATATTAGGGGAAAACGTACTTGTCGTGGATGCCAGTCCCGATAATTTGTTGCGCCTGTCATTCAACGTGGATTTTGTTCATCGCGAAGGGTGGGCGAGGGCGATACTGGATAACCGCGACTGGCGTGATGCCGGAATGCGCTACACCTCGCAACTTGATCTGTTGCCATTTGGTCAACTGAGTGCGCAAGAGCGTGAAAACCCTCAGGAGTGGCAGGATCGCCTGGGCGGTATTTTCGAGGGGATCTCCGCGCTGAAAGAGAGCGGACGTTATTCATGGATCCTGCTGGATCTTCCCTCTGACGCCTCACCAATCACCCGCCAGTGGGTGAATCTTTGCGATCACACGCTGGCCGTGGTGAAAGCAGACACGAACTGCCATATCCGTCTTCACCAGCAGGCGCTGCCCACTGGCGCACATATTCTGATTAATGACTTACGCATCGGCAGCCAGTTACAGGATGACCTGTACCAGATTTGGCTGCAAAGTCAGCGCCGCCTGCTGCCGATGATCATTCATCGGGATGAAGCGATGGCGGAGTGCATGGCGTCGAAGCAGCCGCTGGGAGAATATCGCAGTGATTCGCTGGCGGCAGAAGAGATCCTGACGCTGGCAAACTGGTGTCTGTTGCATTATGCCGATCATAAAACGTCTGTCGGGAGCCCATCATGA
- the bcsB gene encoding cellulose biosynthesis cyclic di-GMP-binding regulatory protein BcsB: MKRKLSWICAVAIGMSAFPAFMTQATPAMQPLVNAEPAEAPAVPAPADENQPVGQVMPGVAGANAPIVAQNAPSRDVKLTFAQIAPPPGSMVLRGVNPNGGIEFGMRSDEVVSKAVLNLEYTPSPSLLPIQSQLKVYLNDELMGVLPVTKEQLGKKTLAQMPINPLFITDFNRVRLEFVGHYRDVCENPASSTLWLDVGRSSVLDLTYQTLPVNNDLSHFPIPFFDPRDNRPVTLPMVFAQSPDKALQQAASIVSSWFGSRAGWRGQHFPVMYNKLPDRNAIVFATNDKRPDFLRDHPAVNAPVIEMINHPDNPYVKLLVVFGRDDKDLLQAAKGIAQGNILFRGNSVVVNEVKPLLARQPYDAPNWVRTDRAVTFGELKTYEEQLQSTGLEPAPINVSLNLPPDLYLLRSTGIDMNLNYRYTTPPQKDSSRMDISLNNQFLQAFSLNSAQESNRLLLRLPVLQGLLDGKTDVAIPALKLGAMNQLRFDFQYMNPMPGGSVDNCITFQPVQNHVVISDDSTIDFSKYYHFIAMPDLRAFANAGFPFSRMADLSETIMVMPKTPNEAQMETLLDVTGTIGAQTGFPSINLNITDDSSQIQGKDADIMLIGSIPDKLKDEKRIDLLVQATQSWVNTPTRQTTFPSIMPDMADRAADVRTTLTSSGPMAAVVGFQSPFNDQRSVIALLADSPRGYTLLNEAMNDSGKRAAMFGSVSVIRESGVNSLRVGDVYYVGHLPWFERLWYALSNHPVLLAILAAVSVVLLAWVLWRLLRIISRRRLDPDNE, translated from the coding sequence ATGAAAAGAAAACTTTCCTGGATTTGTGCAGTGGCAATAGGGATGAGCGCTTTCCCTGCTTTCATGACGCAGGCAACGCCTGCAATGCAACCACTGGTAAATGCTGAGCCAGCAGAGGCGCCAGCTGTGCCTGCGCCGGCAGATGAAAATCAGCCCGTCGGACAGGTGATGCCGGGTGTGGCGGGGGCAAACGCGCCGATTGTCGCGCAGAATGCGCCTTCCCGCGATGTGAAGCTCACCTTTGCGCAAATTGCGCCGCCGCCGGGCAGCATGGTTCTGCGTGGCGTCAATCCGAACGGCGGTATTGAGTTCGGTATGCGCAGCGATGAAGTGGTCTCGAAAGCGGTGTTGAACCTCGAGTACACCCCTTCGCCGTCGCTGTTGCCGATACAGTCGCAGCTAAAGGTTTACCTGAATGATGAATTGATGGGCGTATTGCCTGTCACCAAAGAGCAACTGGGCAAAAAAACGCTGGCCCAGATGCCGATCAACCCTTTGTTTATTACCGACTTTAACCGGGTGCGCCTGGAGTTTGTTGGGCACTACCGCGATGTCTGTGAAAACCCGGCCAGCAGCACATTGTGGCTGGATGTCGGCCGCAGTAGCGTACTGGACCTGACCTACCAGACACTGCCGGTAAACAACGATCTCTCGCACTTCCCGATCCCGTTCTTTGACCCGCGAGATAATCGTCCTGTTACCTTGCCGATGGTGTTCGCACAATCACCGGATAAGGCGCTGCAACAGGCGGCGTCGATCGTCTCCTCCTGGTTTGGTTCGCGTGCGGGCTGGCGCGGTCAGCACTTCCCGGTGATGTATAACAAATTGCCGGATCGTAATGCGATTGTGTTTGCCACTAACGACAAACGCCCAGACTTCCTGCGCGATCATCCGGCGGTGAACGCGCCGGTGATCGAGATGATTAACCATCCGGATAACCCGTATGTGAAACTGCTGGTGGTCTTTGGCCGTGATGACAAAGACCTGTTGCAGGCAGCGAAGGGGATTGCGCAGGGGAATATTCTGTTCCGTGGCAATAGCGTGGTGGTGAATGAAGTGAAACCGCTGCTGGCCCGTCAGCCCTATGACGCGCCGAACTGGGTGCGTACTGACCGCGCGGTGACCTTTGGCGAGCTGAAAACCTATGAAGAGCAGTTACAGTCAACAGGGCTGGAGCCTGCGCCGATCAACGTGTCGCTGAACCTGCCGCCGGATCTTTATTTGTTACGCAGTACCGGTATTGATATGAACCTCAACTACCGTTACACCACGCCGCCGCAGAAAGACAGTTCGCGGATGGATATCAGCCTGAATAACCAGTTCCTGCAAGCGTTTAGCCTGAACAGCGCGCAGGAAAGCAATCGCCTGTTGCTGCGTCTGCCTGTCCTGCAAGGGCTTCTGGACGGCAAAACAGATGTCGCGATCCCGGCGTTGAAACTGGGCGCGATGAACCAGCTGCGCTTTGACTTCCAGTATATGAACCCGATGCCGGGGGGATCGGTTGATAATTGCATCACTTTCCAACCGGTACAGAACCATGTCGTGATCAGCGACGATTCCACTATCGACTTCTCGAAGTATTACCACTTTATCGCGATGCCGGACCTGCGTGCTTTCGCGAATGCGGGTTTCCCGTTCAGCCGTATGGCTGACCTGTCCGAAACCATCATGGTCATGCCGAAAACCCCGAACGAAGCGCAGATGGAAACGCTGCTGGATGTGACCGGGACGATAGGGGCGCAAACCGGCTTCCCGTCAATTAACCTGAACATCACCGACGACAGCAGCCAGATTCAGGGCAAAGACGCTGACATCATGTTAATCGGCTCCATTCCCGATAAGCTGAAAGATGAGAAGCGAATCGATCTGCTGGTGCAGGCGACGCAGAGCTGGGTAAACACCCCGACGCGCCAGACCACATTCCCGAGCATTATGCCGGATATGGCCGATCGTGCGGCGGATGTGCGTACGACCCTGACCTCCTCTGGCCCCATGGCGGCCGTGGTGGGCTTCCAGTCGCCGTTTAACGATCAGCGAAGTGTGATTGCGCTGCTGGCCGACAGCCCGCGCGGTTATACGTTACTGAACGAAGCGATGAACGACAGCGGAAAACGGGCGGCAATGTTTGGTTCTGTTTCGGTAATTCGTGAATCCGGTGTTAACAGCCTGCGGGTCGGGGATGTTTACTACGTCGGGCATTTACCGTGGTTTGAACGTCTGTGGTATGCCCTGTCGAATCACCCGGTACTGCTGGCCATTCTGGCGGCGGTGAGCGTCGTGCTTCTGGCTTGGGTGCTGTGGCGTCTGCTGCGCATCATTAGTCGCCGCCGTCTTGATCCGGACAATGAGTAA
- the bcsA gene encoding UDP-forming cellulose synthase catalytic subunit, with translation MSLLSRWLLIPPVSARLSERYQGYRRHGASCFSAAMGCFWVILAWVFFPLEHPRWQRIRGQHKALYPHINAARPRPLDPARYAIQTLWLMATSQRKENKEPRWRSFARLQGVRGRYHQWMDALPERVSQRTHHLDSQKELGHLSTGARRLILGVIVTFSLILAVICITQPFNPLSQFIFLILLWGVALWVRRLPGRFSALMLIVLSLTVSCRYIWWRYTSTLNWDDPVSLVCGLVLLFAETYAWIVLVLGYFQVIWPLNRQPVPLPKDMAQWPTVDIFVPTYNEDLSVVKNTIYASLGIDWPKDKVTIWILDDGGREEFRQFAQTVGVQYIARTTHEHAKAGNINNALKYAKGEFVSIFDCDHVPTRSFLQMTMGWFLKEKQLAMMQTPHHFFSPDPFERNLGRFRKTPNEGTLFYGLVQDGNDMWDATFFCGSCAVIRRKPLDEIGGIAVETVTEDAHTSLRLHRRGYTSAYMRIPQAAGLATESLSAHIGQRIRWARGMVQIFRLDNPLTGKGLKLAQRLCYVNAMFHFLSGIPRLIFLTAPLAFLLLHAYIIYAPALMIALFVLPHMIHASLTNSKIQGKYRHSFWSEIYETVLAWYIAPPTMVALINPHKGKFNVTAKGGLVEEEYVDWVISRPYIFLVLLNLLGVAVGVWRYYYGPENEILTVIVSLVWVFYNLIILGGAVAVSVESKQVRRAHRVEISMPAAIAREDGHLFSCTVHDFSDGGLGIKINGQAQVLEGQKVNLLLKRGQQEYVFPTQVVRVLGNEVGLQLMPLTTKQHIDFVQCTFARADTWALWQDSFPEDKPLESLLDILKLGFRGYRHLAEFAPSSVKVIFRSLTTLVSWIVSFIPRRPERGVAVQQPDQVMAQQ, from the coding sequence ATGAGTCTCCTGTCCCGGTGGTTGCTTATTCCGCCGGTTAGCGCGCGCCTGAGCGAGCGTTATCAGGGGTATCGTCGTCATGGCGCTTCGTGTTTCAGCGCGGCGATGGGCTGTTTTTGGGTGATTCTGGCATGGGTGTTCTTCCCGCTTGAACATCCGCGCTGGCAGCGTATTCGCGGCCAACATAAAGCGCTGTATCCGCATATTAACGCCGCCCGCCCGCGCCCGCTGGATCCTGCTCGCTACGCCATTCAAACGCTCTGGTTGATGGCAACCTCACAGCGAAAAGAAAATAAAGAACCGCGCTGGCGGTCCTTTGCCCGTTTGCAGGGCGTGCGTGGCCGCTATCATCAATGGATGGACGCGTTGCCTGAGCGCGTGAGTCAACGCACTCACCACCTGGACTCGCAAAAAGAGTTGGGGCATCTCAGTACTGGGGCGCGTCGACTCATTCTCGGCGTTATCGTGACGTTTTCGCTGATTTTAGCGGTGATTTGTATTACCCAGCCGTTTAACCCGCTGTCACAATTTATCTTCCTGATTCTGCTGTGGGGCGTGGCGTTGTGGGTACGCCGACTACCGGGACGTTTCTCCGCCCTGATGCTGATAGTGCTGTCGCTGACGGTGTCTTGCCGTTATATCTGGTGGCGCTACACCTCGACGCTAAACTGGGATGACCCGGTGAGTCTGGTTTGCGGTCTCGTTTTACTGTTTGCCGAAACCTATGCCTGGATCGTACTGGTGCTGGGTTACTTCCAGGTGATTTGGCCGCTTAATCGTCAACCTGTCCCGCTGCCAAAAGATATGGCGCAATGGCCGACCGTCGATATTTTTGTGCCCACGTACAACGAAGATCTCAGCGTCGTGAAAAACACCATTTATGCGTCGTTGGGTATCGACTGGCCAAAAGACAAGGTGACAATCTGGATTCTGGATGATGGCGGGCGAGAAGAGTTCCGCCAGTTTGCTCAGACCGTCGGGGTGCAATACATCGCCCGTACCACCCATGAACACGCGAAAGCCGGGAACATTAACAACGCGCTGAAGTATGCGAAGGGCGAGTTTGTGTCGATCTTTGACTGCGACCACGTGCCGACGCGCTCGTTCCTGCAAATGACGATGGGCTGGTTCCTCAAAGAAAAACAGCTCGCAATGATGCAGACGCCGCACCATTTCTTCTCGCCGGACCCGTTTGAACGCAACCTGGGGCGTTTTCGCAAAACGCCGAACGAAGGGACGCTGTTCTATGGGCTGGTGCAGGATGGCAACGATATGTGGGATGCCACTTTCTTCTGCGGTTCGTGTGCGGTGATCCGGCGTAAACCGTTAGATGAGATTGGCGGCATCGCCGTAGAAACCGTGACCGAAGACGCCCATACCTCGCTGCGCTTACACCGCCGTGGTTACACCTCCGCCTATATGCGTATTCCGCAGGCGGCAGGGTTGGCGACAGAAAGTCTGTCAGCGCATATCGGGCAGCGTATTCGCTGGGCGCGTGGGATGGTGCAAATCTTCCGTCTGGACAATCCGCTCACCGGCAAAGGCTTAAAACTGGCGCAGAGGTTGTGCTACGTGAACGCCATGTTCCACTTTTTGTCCGGTATTCCCCGGCTGATCTTCCTCACGGCGCCGCTGGCCTTCTTGCTGTTACACGCCTATATCATCTATGCCCCTGCGCTGATGATTGCGTTGTTCGTGTTACCGCACATGATCCACGCCAGCCTGACCAACTCGAAGATTCAGGGGAAATACCGCCACTCGTTCTGGAGTGAAATCTACGAAACGGTGCTGGCCTGGTATATCGCCCCGCCGACGATGGTGGCGCTGATCAACCCGCACAAAGGGAAGTTTAACGTGACGGCAAAAGGCGGGTTGGTCGAAGAAGAGTACGTGGACTGGGTCATTTCCCGGCCTTATATCTTCCTGGTCTTGCTCAACCTGTTGGGCGTGGCGGTGGGCGTCTGGCGTTACTACTACGGCCCTGAAAACGAAATACTCACCGTGATCGTCAGCCTGGTATGGGTTTTCTACAACCTGATTATTCTCGGTGGCGCGGTGGCCGTCTCCGTGGAGAGCAAACAGGTCAGACGGGCGCATCGTGTTGAGATCTCAATGCCTGCCGCTATTGCCCGTGAAGATGGTCATCTGTTCTCGTGCACCGTGCATGACTTCTCCGACGGCGGTCTGGGGATCAAGATCAACGGACAGGCGCAGGTGCTGGAAGGGCAGAAGGTGAATTTGTTGCTCAAACGCGGCCAGCAGGAATATGTCTTCCCGACGCAAGTCGTGCGCGTGCTGGGTAATGAAGTGGGGCTGCAACTGATGCCATTGACCACGAAACAACATATTGATTTTGTACAGTGCACGTTCGCCCGGGCAGATACCTGGGCGCTTTGGCAGGACAGCTTCCCGGAAGATAAACCTCTGGAAAGTCTGCTGGATATTCTGAAGCTGGGCTTCCGTGGTTATCGGCATCTCGCCGAGTTTGCCCCGTCTTCCGTCAAAGTAATTTTCCGGTCTCTGACGACGCTGGTTTCCTGGATTGTGTCGTTTATTCCACGTCGCCCGGAGCGGGGCGTGGCGGTGCAACAGCCGGATCAGGTTATGGCTCAACAATGA
- the bcsC gene encoding cellulose synthase complex outer membrane protein BcsC, producing the protein MRKFTLSLLSISLGLTLMPMVHAAPSAQQQLLEQVRLGEASHREDLVRQSLYRLELMNPNNPDVIAARFRYLLRQGDIAGAQKQLDRLSQLAPSSTAYKSSRTTMLLSTPEGRQSLQEARLQATTGHPEEAIAAYDKLFKGNPPDGELAVEYWTTVAKLPARRNDAINQLKKINASNPGNNGLQNSLAQLLFDNGRREEGFAVLEQMAKSNSGRNAAADIWYKQIKDLPASESSVQALQKYLTVFSEGDSVNAARGKLNDQQKQLADPAFRARAQGMAAVDAGQGGKAVTELQQAVSANHNDSEAVGALGQAYSQRGDRARAVVQFQKALEMDPQSSSRDKWESLLKVNRYWLSIQQGDAALKANNPNQAERLYQQARSIDNTDSYAVLGLGDVAMARKDYAAAERYYQQTLRMDSGNSNAVRGLANIYRQQSPEKASAFIASLSASQRRSIDDIERSLENDRLAQQAEALENQGSWAQAAELHRRRLAMDPGSVWVTYRLSRDLWNAGQRSQADAQMSALARQKPNDPEQVYAYGLYLSGNDQGRAAMAHINSLPRSQWNSNIQELADRLQSNQVLETANRLRDSGKEREAEELLRQQPASTRIDLTLADWAQQRREYTTARAAYEAVLAREPNNVDAHLGLTEVFIAQGDNAAARAELAKLPAAEAGETPSINMQRRIALAQMQLGDTASAQQTFNKIVPQAKSQPPSMENAMVLRDAAAIQAQAGEPEQALDTYQDAMVAAGITPTRPEDNDTFTRLTRNDEKDDWLKRGVRSDAADLYRQQDLNVTLEHDYWGSSGTGGYSDLKAHTTMLHVDAPYSDGRMFFRTDMVNINVGSFSDDANGQYDDNWGTCTLSDCSGSRSQSDRGASVAVGWANDTWSWDIGTTPMGFEVVDVVGGVSYSNDIGPLGYTLNAHRRPISSSLLAFGGQKDAPSNTNKTWGGVRADGGGVSLSYDKGEANGVWASLTGDQLTGQNVEDNWRVRWMTGYYYKIINENNRRVTIGLNNMIWHYDKDLSGYSLGQGGYYSPQEYLSFAVPVMWRQRTEHWSWELGGSVSWSHSRTKTMPRYPLINLIPEDFQDEARTQTNDGGSSQGFGYTARALIERRVTSNWFIGTAVDIQEAKDYTPSHFLLYARYSAAGWQGDMDLPPQPLVPYADW; encoded by the coding sequence ATGCGCAAGTTCACACTAAGTTTACTCAGTATATCGCTCGGCCTGACGTTAATGCCGATGGTTCATGCTGCGCCTTCCGCGCAGCAGCAACTGCTGGAGCAGGTGCGGCTCGGCGAAGCCTCGCACCGTGAAGATCTGGTGCGCCAGTCTTTGTACCGTCTGGAACTGATGAACCCGAATAATCCGGACGTGATTGCCGCCCGTTTTCGCTATTTACTGCGTCAGGGCGATATCGCAGGGGCACAGAAACAGCTCGACCGACTCTCCCAGTTAGCGCCGAGCTCCACCGCGTATAAATCGTCCCGCACGACCATGTTGCTCTCCACGCCGGAGGGAAGACAGTCCTTGCAGGAGGCGCGTCTGCAGGCCACCACCGGGCATCCGGAAGAAGCGATTGCCGCTTACGATAAGCTGTTCAAGGGGAATCCGCCGGACGGTGAACTGGCCGTCGAATACTGGACGACGGTGGCGAAATTACCCGCGCGGCGCAATGACGCCATTAATCAGCTCAAAAAAATCAATGCCAGCAACCCGGGCAACAACGGTTTACAAAACTCACTGGCGCAGCTGCTGTTTGACAACGGGCGGCGCGAAGAAGGGTTTGCGGTATTAGAACAGATGGCGAAATCCAACAGCGGACGCAACGCAGCGGCGGATATCTGGTATAAGCAGATCAAAGACTTGCCAGCGAGTGAATCCAGCGTGCAGGCACTGCAAAAGTACCTGACGGTGTTCAGCGAAGGCGACAGCGTCAATGCGGCGCGCGGCAAGCTGAATGATCAACAAAAACAGCTGGCCGATCCCGCTTTCAGAGCAAGAGCCCAGGGGATGGCTGCGGTTGACGCCGGACAAGGCGGCAAAGCCGTGACGGAATTACAGCAGGCGGTCAGCGCAAACCATAACGACAGCGAAGCCGTTGGCGCGCTGGGTCAGGCCTATTCACAGCGTGGCGATCGCGCGCGCGCCGTGGTGCAATTTCAGAAAGCCCTTGAGATGGACCCGCAAAGCAGCAGCCGTGACAAGTGGGAAAGTCTGCTGAAAGTGAACCGTTACTGGCTGTCGATTCAGCAGGGTGACGCCGCCCTGAAAGCCAATAATCCGAACCAGGCAGAGCGTCTTTATCAGCAGGCGAGAAGCATTGATAACACCGACAGCTACGCTGTTCTGGGGCTGGGTGATGTGGCGATGGCGCGCAAAGATTACGCCGCCGCCGAACGGTACTATCAACAAACGCTGCGCATGGACAGCGGTAACAGCAACGCGGTGCGCGGGTTAGCGAATATTTATCGGCAGCAATCTCCGGAGAAAGCCTCGGCATTTATCGCCTCGCTCTCCGCCAGCCAGCGTCGCAGCATTGATGACATTGAGCGCAGCCTGGAAAACGATCGCCTGGCGCAGCAGGCAGAAGCGCTGGAAAATCAGGGAAGCTGGGCGCAGGCCGCTGAACTACACCGTCGCCGACTGGCAATGGATCCGGGGAGCGTCTGGGTCACTTATCGTTTGTCACGCGATTTGTGGAACGCCGGACAGCGCAGCCAGGCCGATGCGCAAATGAGCGCGCTGGCGCGCCAGAAACCCAATGATCCAGAACAGGTCTATGCCTACGGACTTTACCTCTCCGGTAACGATCAGGGTCGTGCGGCAATGGCGCATATTAACAGCCTGCCGCGCAGCCAGTGGAACAGCAACATTCAGGAACTGGCAGACCGGCTGCAAAGCAATCAGGTGCTGGAAACCGCTAACCGTCTGCGTGACAGCGGCAAAGAGCGGGAAGCGGAAGAGTTACTCCGACAGCAACCGGCCTCCACACGTATTGATTTAACGCTTGCCGACTGGGCGCAGCAGCGCCGGGAATACACGACCGCGCGCGCGGCGTATGAGGCGGTTCTGGCGCGCGAGCCGAATAACGTTGATGCCCATCTTGGTTTGACGGAAGTGTTTATCGCTCAAGGAGATAACGCGGCGGCACGCGCCGAACTGGCAAAATTGCCTGCTGCAGAAGCCGGAGAAACACCGTCTATCAACATGCAGCGTCGTATCGCGCTGGCGCAGATGCAGTTGGGCGACACCGCGAGCGCGCAGCAGACGTTCAATAAAATTGTGCCGCAGGCGAAATCGCAGCCGCCATCGATGGAAAATGCGATGGTACTGCGTGATGCCGCCGCGATTCAGGCGCAGGCAGGTGAACCAGAGCAGGCGCTCGACACCTACCAAGATGCGATGGTCGCTGCGGGGATCACGCCAACGCGTCCCGAGGATAACGATACATTTACCCGTTTGACGCGCAACGATGAGAAAGACGACTGGCTGAAACGCGGCGTACGTAGTGATGCGGCGGATTTATATCGTCAGCAGGATCTCAACGTCACCCTTGAGCATGATTACTGGGGATCGAGCGGCACCGGCGGGTATTCTGACCTGAAAGCGCACACCACCATGCTGCATGTGGATGCGCCGTATTCCGACGGGCGCATGTTCTTTCGTACCGACATGGTCAACATAAACGTTGGCAGCTTCTCTGATGATGCCAACGGGCAATACGATGACAACTGGGGGACTTGTACCTTGTCCGACTGTAGCGGCAGCCGCAGTCAGTCCGATCGCGGCGCCAGCGTCGCCGTTGGCTGGGCGAATGACACCTGGAGCTGGGATATTGGCACCACGCCAATGGGCTTCGAGGTTGTTGATGTCGTGGGGGGCGTGAGTTACAGCAACGATATCGGTCCGTTGGGCTACACCCTGAACGCGCACCGTCGTCCTATCTCCAGTTCGCTGCTGGCCTTTGGCGGGCAGAAAGATGCGCCGAGTAATACCAACAAAACATGGGGCGGCGTCCGTGCGGACGGAGGCGGAGTCAGCCTCAGCTATGACAAAGGCGAAGCGAACGGCGTCTGGGCGTCGCTGACCGGCGATCAGCTCACCGGGCAGAATGTGGAAGACAACTGGCGCGTGCGCTGGATGACCGGTTATTACTACAAGATCATTAACGAGAATAACCGTCGTGTCACCATCGGTCTGAACAACATGATTTGGCACTACGACAAAGACCTGAGCGGATACTCGCTGGGTCAGGGCGGTTACTACAGCCCGCAAGAGTATCTCTCATTCGCCGTACCGGTGATGTGGCGCCAACGCACAGAGCACTGGTCGTGGGAGCTGGGCGGTTCCGTGTCATGGTCGCATTCGCGCACCAAGACGATGCCGCGTTACCCACTGATCAATTTGATCCCAGAAGATTTTCAAGATGAAGCCCGCACCCAGACCAACGATGGCGGTAGCAGCCAGGGCTTTGGCTACACGGCGCGGGCGCTGATCGAACGTCGCGTCACCTCGAACTGGTTTATCGGAACGGCAGTAGATATTCAGGAGGCGAAGGACTACACCCCAAGCCATTTCTTGCTGTATGCGCGGTATTCTGCCGCAGGCTGGCAGGGCGATATGGATTTGCCGCCACAGCCGCTGGTGCCTTACGCCGACTGGTAA
- the bcsZ gene encoding cellulose synthase complex periplasmic endoglucanase BcsZ, producing MNALRGWTLTVLMVAAVNVQAACTWPAWTQFKKDYISQQGRVIDPSDARKITTSEGQSYAMFFALAANDRPAFDQLLDWTQNNLAQGSLQEHLPAWLWGQKDPKTWSVLDANSASDADVWIVWSLLEAGRLWKAPRYTDIGTALLKRIAREEVVTVPGLGSMLLPGKVGFAETASWRFNPSYLPPQLAQYFTRFGAPWTTLRETNLRLLLETAPKGFSPDWVRYEKNKGWQLKPEKTLVSSYDAIRVYMWAGMLHDGDPQKARLLARFKSMATLTTKNGLPPEKVDVASGKAQGNGPVGFSAAMLPFLQNRDATAVQRQRVTDDFPGSDAYYSYVLTLFGQGWDQHRFRFTLRGELLPDWGQECASSH from the coding sequence ATGAACGCGCTTCGTGGATGGACGTTAACGGTGTTAATGGTGGCCGCCGTGAATGTGCAGGCAGCCTGCACATGGCCTGCCTGGACACAGTTCAAAAAAGATTACATCAGCCAGCAAGGGCGGGTAATCGATCCCAGCGACGCGCGTAAAATCACCACCTCGGAAGGGCAAAGTTACGCGATGTTCTTTGCCCTCGCCGCGAATGACCGCCCGGCGTTTGATCAACTGCTGGACTGGACGCAGAACAACCTCGCGCAGGGTTCTTTGCAGGAGCACCTGCCCGCCTGGCTCTGGGGGCAAAAAGATCCGAAAACGTGGAGCGTGCTGGACGCTAACTCTGCGTCTGACGCCGATGTCTGGATTGTCTGGTCTTTACTGGAAGCGGGAAGATTGTGGAAAGCGCCGCGCTATACCGACATCGGCACTGCGCTGTTAAAACGCATTGCCCGTGAGGAAGTGGTCACCGTGCCGGGGCTGGGTTCCATGCTGTTGCCGGGTAAAGTCGGTTTCGCGGAAACGGCAAGCTGGCGTTTTAATCCCAGTTATTTGCCGCCGCAACTGGCGCAGTACTTTACCCGTTTTGGCGCGCCGTGGACCACCCTGCGTGAAACCAATCTGCGCCTGCTGCTGGAAACGGCCCCGAAAGGTTTTTCGCCGGACTGGGTGCGTTATGAGAAAAATAAAGGCTGGCAGTTGAAGCCGGAAAAAACGCTGGTCAGCAGCTACGATGCCATTCGCGTTTATATGTGGGCGGGCATGCTGCATGATGGCGATCCGCAAAAAGCGCGTCTGCTCGCGCGATTTAAATCGATGGCTACCCTGACAACAAAAAACGGCCTTCCACCGGAGAAAGTGGACGTCGCCAGCGGCAAAGCACAGGGCAATGGCCCGGTGGGCTTCTCTGCCGCTATGCTGCCTTTCCTGCAAAACCGCGATGCGACAGCGGTGCAGCGACAGCGTGTGACCGACGACTTTCCTGGCAGCGATGCCTATTACAGCTACGTGCTGACCCTATTTGGACAAGGCTGGGATCAGCATCGTTTTCGCTTCACCCTTCGTGGTGAGTTACTACCTGACTGGGGCCAGGAATGCGCAAGTTCACACTAA